CTCGTCGGTCACCACGCCCTCCTCGACCCGGCGTTTGGGTGTCACCAGGAAGCCGTACTCGTTGATCCGGGCGTAGGTGGCCAGCGAGGTCACCAGCCCGATGTTGGGCCCTTCGGGGGTCTCGATGGGGCAGACCCTGCCGTAGTGGGTGTAGTGGACGTCACGGGCCTCGAAACCGGCGCGTTCGCGGCTGAGGCCTCCCGGTCCCAGAGCGGAGAGACGCCGTCGGTGGGTGAGCTCCGAGAGGGGGTTGGTCTGGTCCATGAACTGCGAGAGCTGGCCGGAACCGAAGAACTCCCGCAGCGAAGCGGAGATGGGCCGGATGTTGACCAGCTCCCTGCCGGTGGCGCTGGAGAGATCCGGGATGGTGGTCATCCGCTCCTTGGCGATACGCTCCATACGGAGCAGTCCGATGCGGACCTGGTTCTGGAGCAGCTCGCCGACGGCGCGCACCCGGCGGTTGCCCAGGTGGTCGATGTCGTTGGTCTGCCCCTCGCCGTTGCGCAGGTCGATGAGACCCTTGATGATCTCCACGACATCCTCCACCGTCAGCAGCCGTCTGGACTCCGGAATGGCGAGACCCAGCCGCTTGTTGGCCTTGTAGCGCCCCACGCGGCCGAGGTTGTAGCGCCGGGAGTCGAAAAAGAGGCTGTTGACATACTCGCGGGCCTGCTCCATCCGTGCGGGCTCGTTGGGACGCAACCGACGGAAGAGTTCCAGAATGGCGGCGTCGGCGCTCCTGGTGTTGTCCCGCTCGAAGGTGGCCGCCAGGGAGCTGTCGACGTTCCAGATGTGGACCCTGGTGCGTCCCAGGTTCCACAGCTCCTCCAGATGCTCCTTGGTGAGGCGGTCGTTCTTTTTGATCACCTCGTCGCCGGCATCGTTCACGATAGGCTCGGCGATGAGCCGCCCCCGCACCTCCTCCTCGATGAGCTCCACCTCTTCGGCGTAGCCGCCGAAGAGGTGGAGAATCTCATCCTCCTCGGCGATCCCGAAGGCCTTGAGGAGCATGGTGACGGGGATCTTCTTTCTGTTGTCTATATTGACGGAGAGCACGTCGCCGGGAGTGAGGTCGAACTCCAGCCAGGCGCCGCGGTCGGGGATCACCTTGGCCGTAAAGGTCTCCTGCCCCGGCACGCCGTCGCCGCCGCTGAAATACACGCCGGCGGAGCGGGCCAGCTGGTTGACCACCACCCGTTCCGTTCCGTTGACGATGAAGGTTCCGTTTTCCGTCATCACCGGGAAATCGCCGAGGAAGATCTCCTCTTCCTTGATCTCCCCGTTTTTTCTGTTGACCAGTCTGATGGTTCCCCGGACAGGGCGGGACCAGGTCAAATCGCGCTGCCGCCCCTCTTCCTCGGAGATATTGGGGGGGCCGACATAGTAGCGGACGAATTCGAGAGCGAAGGAGCCGTCGTAACTTTCGATGGGAAAGATCTCTTCGAAGAGCTCCTGCAATCCTACGTGGCGCCGGTTGTCAGGGTCTTCCTCGGATTGGAAAAAGGTTTGGTACGAGTTCCGCTGAACCTCGATCAGGTCCGGCAGATCCACAAGGTCCCGGGTGCGCCCGAATGTGTAGCGCTCCCGCCTCACGTCCGTGGGGGCGACTTGCCTCATGGGAGCTACGACCTCCCTGTTAGTAGAGTTAAAATCGTTGCGGGACAGATGTGACGAGCGTGCATCATAGCAAAAGGGCCTCTCCGTGTCAATACACACGGATGGCCCTTCCGTTATCAGTCTTTCTATGGTGTCGGGAGGGGGACTTGAACCCCCACGGTCTTGCGACCACTAGATCCTGAATCTAGCGCGTCTACCAATTCCGCCACCCCGACATCTCTCATGACGGCGAAGATTGTAGCAATATACGGCGGCTTTGGCAAGTACCCCGACGCATTTCGGTGTTTCAGGAACCGCTGCGGACGGTCGCAGCCATCGGCGGTCACCTGCCTCCGGCGGCCCTGGAAAGACGGTCCCGCAAGGCTCTGCCTATGCCTTCCTCCCCGGGCCACTGGGCGACGATACGGGTCACACCGCTCCGTTCCAGTCGCCGCAGGGCCTGGAAGAACGACGCGGCATACTGCTCCGGCGTGGCGAAACGGATCTCTTCGGCGCACGGGAAGGGAGGAGGGGCTATCCCCATGTAGGCGAGGGCCTCCCCCCTTTCGAACCGATCGGCAAGGCGCCGGCTCTCCTCCTCCGTGCCGTCCCAGAGCAGCAGGGGGATCCGGGGGGCGTAGTGGCGGTACCGGGTGCCGGGGGAACGGTGTCTGTCCCCCGAGCCGCCTGCATCCACAGGACCCGAGAGTTCCTCGATCTCCTCCACGGGAAGCCCGCCGGGGCGGAGCAGCACAAGCCGCTCCCCCGTGGCGTCGATGACGGTGGACTCCAGGCCGAGACTGGTGCTCCCGCCGTCTACCACGATATCCACCCTGTGGTCGAGATCCTCCAGAACGTCGGCGGCGCAGGTTGGGCTCGGCCGGCCGCTGGAGTTGGCGCTGGGGGCGGCGACGGGACAGCCCGCGGCGGAGAGCAGGGCGAAGGCCACGGGATGGGCCGGGATCCGCACGCCTACGGTACCGAGGCCGGCGGTGACCTCCCCGGGCACATCCGGCGATGCGGGAAGCACGAGCGTCAGCGGCCCGGGGGCGAACCGCCGGAAGAGCCCTTCGGCCCGGGCGTCCACCCTGGCGATACGGTGCGCTTCGCTGTAGTCGGCGAGATGCACGATCAGGGGGTTGTCGACGGGGCGGCCCTTGGCGGC
This genomic stretch from Synergistales bacterium harbors:
- a CDS encoding DNA-directed RNA polymerase subunit beta, whose protein sequence is MRQVAPTDVRRERYTFGRTRDLVDLPDLIEVQRNSYQTFFQSEEDPDNRRHVGLQELFEEIFPIESYDGSFALEFVRYYVGPPNISEEEGRQRDLTWSRPVRGTIRLVNRKNGEIKEEEIFLGDFPVMTENGTFIVNGTERVVVNQLARSAGVYFSGGDGVPGQETFTAKVIPDRGAWLEFDLTPGDVLSVNIDNRKKIPVTMLLKAFGIAEEDEILHLFGGYAEEVELIEEEVRGRLIAEPIVNDAGDEVIKKNDRLTKEHLEELWNLGRTRVHIWNVDSSLAATFERDNTRSADAAILELFRRLRPNEPARMEQAREYVNSLFFDSRRYNLGRVGRYKANKRLGLAIPESRRLLTVEDVVEIIKGLIDLRNGEGQTNDIDHLGNRRVRAVGELLQNQVRIGLLRMERIAKERMTTIPDLSSATGRELVNIRPISASLREFFGSGQLSQFMDQTNPLSELTHRRRLSALGPGGLSRERAGFEARDVHYTHYGRVCPIETPEGPNIGLVTSLATYARINEYGFLVTPKRRVEEGVVTDEVTYLSADEEDEFYVGRANTPLDDEGRVLSDELVTEG
- a CDS encoding threonylcarbamoyl-AMP synthase, whose product is MTRTIRVDPLLPETERLAPAAETLRRGGLVAFPTETVYGLGADALDAGAVRAIFAAKGRPVDNPLIVHLADYSEAHRIARVDARAEGLFRRFAPGPLTLVLPASPDVPGEVTAGLGTVGVRIPAHPVAFALLSAAGCPVAAPSANSSGRPSPTCAADVLEDLDHRVDIVVDGGSTSLGLESTVIDATGERLVLLRPGGLPVEEIEELSGPVDAGGSGDRHRSPGTRYRHYAPRIPLLLWDGTEEESRRLADRFERGEALAYMGIAPPPFPCAEEIRFATPEQYAASFFQALRRLERSGVTRIVAQWPGEEGIGRALRDRLSRAAGGR